Proteins from a genomic interval of Tenacibaculum sp. SZ-18:
- a CDS encoding tRNA pseudouridine synthase A, with product MNYNHSYLVKFQYLGFRFHGWQKQPNLKTVHWALDKTLKFVCKGIRFKTIGVGRTDAKVSSTDYTYQLFIDEKIEESSFIRSFNINSPSDIRVLEIQELTDEKFNIIQHSKIKEYRYYFSHGEKNHPYCAPFLVGYLQTLDIKLMKEAAKLFEGFHNFKHYCTKPSAETKVERTIESCEIVENTELTASFFPKKSYVLIIKGHGFLRNQIRLIMGALAEVGKGNYDLDFIKESLDDNSDITFLKSIAPASGLHLHEIKFN from the coding sequence ATGAACTATAATCATTCTTATTTAGTTAAATTTCAATATCTGGGTTTTAGATTTCATGGATGGCAAAAACAACCCAACTTAAAAACTGTTCATTGGGCGTTGGATAAAACCTTAAAGTTTGTTTGTAAAGGAATTCGATTTAAAACTATCGGAGTAGGAAGAACAGATGCAAAGGTTTCTTCTACAGATTATACGTACCAATTATTTATTGATGAAAAAATAGAAGAAAGTAGTTTTATTAGAAGTTTTAATATTAATTCTCCATCAGATATTCGGGTTTTAGAAATCCAGGAATTAACTGATGAAAAGTTTAATATTATTCAGCATTCAAAAATAAAAGAGTATCGGTATTACTTTTCACATGGTGAAAAGAATCATCCGTATTGTGCACCGTTTTTAGTAGGATATTTACAAACTTTAGATATCAAGTTAATGAAAGAGGCAGCTAAATTATTTGAAGGCTTCCATAATTTTAAACATTATTGTACAAAACCATCAGCGGAGACTAAAGTTGAACGTACTATTGAGAGTTGTGAAATCGTTGAAAATACAGAATTAACTGCATCTTTTTTTCCTAAAAAAAGTTACGTGCTAATTATAAAAGGACATGGATTTCTACGTAATCAGATTCGTTTAATTATGGGAGCGCTAGCAGAGGTAGGAAAAGGGAATTATGATTTAGATTTTATCAAAGAAAGTTTAGATGATAATTCAGATATTACCTTTTTAAAGTCAATAGCTCCGGCTTCTGGTTTACATCTTCACGAGATAAAATTTAACTAA
- a CDS encoding RNA polymerase sigma factor has translation MNIENQFTELYNTYAPKVYKLCLGYASGVDEIAKEWQQETFIKVWKHRNSFKGDASISTWIYRIAINTCLGDLRKSKRKFQPINESILTTPIDSNSKTSTDKDIQKMYSCIDQLTKNNKTLILLELEEIPQATIAETTGISHGALRTRLSRIRKALLKCITNGK, from the coding sequence ATGAATATAGAAAATCAATTTACAGAGTTATACAATACCTATGCACCAAAAGTATACAAGCTTTGTTTAGGTTATGCATCTGGAGTAGATGAAATCGCAAAGGAATGGCAACAGGAAACCTTTATAAAAGTTTGGAAACATAGAAATTCATTTAAAGGAGATGCCTCAATTAGTACTTGGATTTATAGAATTGCCATTAACACATGTTTGGGTGATTTAAGAAAATCTAAAAGAAAATTTCAGCCAATTAATGAAAGTATCTTAACTACTCCGATAGATTCAAATTCTAAAACCTCAACTGATAAGGATATTCAAAAGATGTATAGCTGTATTGATCAGTTAACTAAAAACAATAAGACTTTAATTTTATTAGAATTAGAAGAAATTCCTCAAGCAACTATTGCAGAAACAACTGGAATCTCTCATGGTGCTTTACGAACACGATTATCAAGAATTAGAAAAGCGCTTTTAAAATGTATCACCAATGGAAAATGA
- a CDS encoding pyridoxal-phosphate-dependent aminotransferase family protein, with product MKNRKLLMIPGPIEVDPSVLRAMGEVTTSHVAPNFIESFGNSIELMRKIWLAPNGQPFIVAGSGTLAMDMAVSNLLEPGDNALVISTGYFGERYKNILATYGANVTVLQAEIGEIVSLDKIKEELSSKNYKLVTITHVDTSTGVLTDPKSVVDIAKKYDTLTVLDGVCATAGESTPQEAWEIDVVLTGSQKAIGVPPGLALLVVSEKAMTVWKNRKTPVQNYYGSFTNWLPIMEAYEERRPSYFGTPPVNLIRALEVSLNLINTEGIEKRVESHLIYAKAFRKAIQKIGLQLVPKREEIAANTMSAIFYPEGIDGNQFRKDISEYGVILAGGLHSEIKTQYFRVGHMGAINKSDIVATLSAIEFALAKQNYSFTLGESIGTFLENLR from the coding sequence ATGAAAAATAGAAAATTATTAATGATTCCTGGCCCAATTGAAGTTGATCCTTCAGTATTAAGAGCCATGGGAGAAGTTACTACGAGTCATGTCGCTCCAAACTTTATAGAAAGTTTTGGAAACTCCATTGAATTAATGCGTAAAATTTGGTTAGCACCTAACGGACAACCATTTATTGTTGCAGGAAGCGGAACATTGGCAATGGATATGGCTGTAAGTAATTTACTTGAACCAGGAGATAATGCATTAGTAATTTCTACAGGATATTTTGGAGAACGTTATAAAAATATTTTAGCAACTTATGGAGCTAACGTAACTGTTTTACAAGCTGAAATTGGAGAGATTGTTTCTTTAGATAAAATTAAAGAAGAACTATCTTCTAAAAATTACAAGTTAGTTACGATTACTCATGTTGATACTTCGACCGGTGTATTAACCGATCCTAAATCTGTTGTAGATATTGCAAAAAAGTATGATACACTTACTGTTTTAGATGGTGTATGCGCAACTGCTGGAGAGAGCACTCCACAAGAAGCCTGGGAAATTGATGTTGTGTTAACTGGTTCTCAAAAAGCAATTGGAGTTCCTCCAGGTTTAGCTTTATTAGTAGTTTCTGAAAAAGCTATGACAGTTTGGAAAAATAGAAAAACTCCAGTTCAAAATTATTATGGAAGTTTTACCAATTGGTTACCAATTATGGAAGCTTATGAAGAAAGACGTCCTTCATACTTTGGTACGCCTCCAGTAAATTTAATTCGTGCATTAGAAGTTAGTTTGAACCTCATCAATACTGAAGGAATTGAAAAGAGAGTTGAATCTCACCTTATATATGCCAAAGCATTTAGAAAAGCTATTCAAAAAATAGGTTTACAGTTAGTTCCAAAAAGAGAAGAAATCGCCGCAAATACCATGAGTGCAATTTTTTATCCAGAAGGAATCGATGGAAACCAATTTAGAAAAGATATTAGTGAGTACGGTGTAATTTTAGCTGGTGGTTTGCATTCAGAAATAAAAACTCAATATTTTAGAGTTGGACATATGGGCGCGATTAATAAGAGTGATATTGTTGCTACTCTTAGTGCTATTGAATTTGCTCTTGCCAAACAAAATTACTCGTTTACTCTTGGAGAAAGTATTGGAACTTTCTTAGAGAATTTAAGGTAA
- a CDS encoding alpha/beta fold hydrolase encodes MKNFIYVLTFFLIISVPAQKDNQPIYAQVSGKGKPILLLPGFTVPGDSWLPIIKELEANYECHAITLAGFGRKKAIDFPWLPKVNEALENYISKNNLKSITVIGHSLGGTIAAWLASREKNNIEKIILVDALPATGALMIPNYNPDYLVYESPFNKQQLNMSTKDFENLANSMSKGMSLNKDAQNNIKKWMLQADRKTYVYGYTDYLKFDIRENLKNIKIPVTLLAAEKPYGKDMVKQTYDNQYKNLANYDFVIAENSAHFIMFDQPEWFLKQIKKSLALK; translated from the coding sequence ATGAAAAATTTTATTTACGTTTTAACTTTCTTTTTAATTATTTCTGTACCAGCACAAAAAGATAATCAACCAATTTATGCACAAGTTTCAGGAAAAGGAAAACCCATTCTTTTACTTCCTGGATTTACTGTTCCAGGAGATAGTTGGTTACCAATTATAAAAGAACTTGAAGCAAATTATGAATGTCATGCAATTACTTTAGCTGGATTTGGTAGAAAAAAAGCTATAGATTTTCCTTGGTTGCCAAAAGTAAATGAAGCATTAGAAAATTATATTTCTAAGAATAATTTAAAAAGCATAACTGTTATTGGTCATAGTTTGGGTGGAACAATTGCAGCTTGGCTTGCTAGTAGAGAAAAAAATAATATTGAAAAAATTATTTTAGTTGATGCTTTGCCTGCCACTGGTGCTTTGATGATTCCGAATTACAATCCTGACTATTTGGTATATGAAAGTCCGTTTAATAAACAACAATTGAATATGAGTACTAAAGATTTTGAAAACTTAGCCAATTCAATGTCTAAAGGAATGAGCTTGAATAAAGATGCTCAAAATAATATCAAAAAATGGATGCTTCAAGCAGATCGAAAAACCTACGTGTATGGTTATACGGATTACTTAAAATTTGATATTCGTGAAAACCTGAAAAACATAAAAATACCGGTTACATTATTAGCTGCAGAGAAACCTTATGGAAAAGATATGGTAAAACAAACTTATGATAATCAATATAAAAACTTAGCTAATTACGATTTTGTAATAGCTGAAAACTCTGCTCACTTTATAATGTTCGATCAACCAGAATGGTTCTTAAAACAAATTAAAAAAAGTTTAGCTTTGAAATAA